From Saccharomycodes ludwigii strain NBRC 1722 chromosome IV, whole genome shotgun sequence, one genomic window encodes:
- the MLO1 gene encoding Mlo1p (similar to Saccharomyces cerevisiae YMR252C | MLO1 | putative Mitochondrially LOcalized protein): MKLRTLSPLLSQANINISRILVFPTNVFMVRQFHNTIPQLVGYRRWNELTKRDRQNFIRRYVVLYKEKHPCSKSNVMYKGLASDMEEHDDTPFVFGIMYNELIDVALNKSKHNVKGVGPMGDADFFKLLYK, translated from the coding sequence atgaaattacGAACTTTGTCTCCATTATTATCTCAAGCTAACATAAATATCTCAAGAATATTGGTCTTTCCCACTAATGTTTTCATGGTAAGACAGTTTCATAACACCATTCCTCAGTTAGTTGGTTATAGGAGATGGAATGAATTGACTAAAAGGGATAGACAGAATTTTATTAGGCGTTACGTTGTATTGTATAAAGAAAAGCACCCATGTAGCAAAAGTAATGTGATGTACAAAGGTTTGGCTAGTGATATGGAAGAACATGATGATACTCCATTTGTTTTTGGTATTATGTATAATGAGTTGATAGATGTAGCTTTGAATAAATCCAAGCATAACGTCAAAGGCGTTGGTCCAATGGGGGATGCtgattttttcaaactattatataaataa
- the SGF29 gene encoding Sgf29p (similar to Saccharomyces cerevisiae YCL010C | SGF29 | SaGa associated Factor): protein MSTIKNNTIDTNSDKWDIVISSLQDIYNANEVIPFDYQKNQNKGYYLEHKENIVRSKRILNEVLENLNDIISCSNNHPRDISTKNNDEIIEGNGAKTDAVLVNTSSNNISNTNTSNNFNPIPSRYGSRRGITRTKSGKIEKLPPLSNNTGSSTVKNKDDTKISHENADMKNNTNNNNGSKTINGVTNVHNALDFANTNTRTGRRYWISEYNPKEPIVLGSQVGYKPSKKNSPITDWFQCEVVKISADGTKFEVRDPEPDEFGNKGRVYRCTWKEIILIPDISKSKNGSLRNYPKNKKVLARYPETTTFYPAEVLGVINDGYNGVMCRLRFEGEEEVNKETLVERRLVLPYPDRHHL, encoded by the coding sequence atgagtACCATCAAGAATAATACCATTGACACTAACAGTGACAAATGGGATATAGTAATATCCTCTTTAcaagatatatataatgcTAATGAAGTTATACCTTTTGACTATCAAAAGAATCAAAACAAAGGTTATTATTTAGAACATAAAGAGAATATAGTAAGAAGTAAGAGAATATTAAACGAAGTATTGGAAAACTTAAATGATATAATTTCTTGTAGTAATAATCATCCAAGGGATATCAGTACCAAGAATAATGACGAAATAATCGAGGGTAACGGTGCAAAAACTGATGCTGTGCTCGTTAACACTTccagtaataatataagtAACACAAATACTAGCAATAATTTCAACCCAATACCATCTAGGTATGGCAGTAGAAGAGGCATTACAAGAACTAAGTCAggtaaaattgaaaagttaCCACCATTAAGTAATAACACAGGCAGCAGTACggtaaaaaacaaagatgACACTAAAATCAGTCACGAAAATGCAgatatgaaaaataatactaataataataatggcagTAAAACTATTAATGGTGTTACTAATGTTCATAATGCGTTAGATTTTGCAAACACAAATACTAGAACGGGTAGGAGATACTGGATTAGTGAATATAATCCCAAAGAACCAATAGTATTAGGATCGCAAGTGGGTTATAAACCAAGTAAGAAAAATTCACCGATTACAGACTGGTTTCAATGTGAAGTTGTTAAAATTAGTGCTGATGGTACAAAGTTTGAGGTTAGAGACCCTGAGCCAGATGAGTTTGGCAATAAGGGAAGAGTGTACCGTTGTACTTGGAAAGAAATTATATTGATACCAGATATtagtaaaagtaaaaacGGTTCACTACGCAATTAtcccaaaaataaaaaagttttggCTAGATATCCTGAAACAACAACGTTTTATCCAGCAGAGGTTTTGGGTGTAATAAATGATGGTTATAATGGTGTGATGTGTAGGTTAAGGTTTGAAGGGGAAGAAGAAGTCAATAAAGAAACCTTAGTAGAAAGAAGGTTGGTATTACCATATCCTGATAGACATCATCTGTAA
- the HRB1 gene encoding mRNA-binding protein (similar to Saccharomyces cerevisiae YNL004W | HRB1 | Hypothetical RNA-Binding protein (paralog of YCL011C | GBP2)): MEGERRYSRDYERSRSRSPARRNYYDDDDNNTGNSNNYRNNRRDVRRGSNNGFGNRSRGRGDRYHNDRYDSRGRGSGDDNQFEDRRRMGGRRRRDDGNRDRGRGRFNRGTRSRFNDRDAPPLVEGASYEDKMNRNYENSVFVGNLPYDCTGRDLEEHFSKLGKVIRADIITNRGRHRGMGTVEFDSRDLVSDAIKNFDRSVFMDREIFVREDNPPPPSLSNSREHYDDNSNYNNDYNVYPDYRNNNNTKSNISRNPNSNGFELFVANLPYSINWQALKDMFKECGNVTRADVNLDNQGRSRGFGTVYYYTREEAEDAIHRYNGYEMEGRRLDVHKGKYGWNNSDGNDDDYAFNNNGGYDRNRSRNYQNSNSDGDLLMQDAGNINNDIGTVKGAVGADDMGDESNNNNRPFKNENTEFTAKAGPNGEKSDTLYIQNLPSSTATTDLYDLFETIGKVNRAELKYNERNEPTGDAVIQYEDVDSAEICITRLNKYVYGGLELSISYVKYD, from the coding sequence atGGAAGGTGAAAGAAGATATAGTAGGGATTACGAACGTTCTAGGTCTCGTTCACCAGCTCGTCGTAACTattatgatgatgatgacaaCAATACCGGTAACAGCAACAATTATCGCAACAATAGAAGAGACGTTAGAAGAGGATCAAACAATGGATTTGGTAATAGATCCAGAGGCAGAGGAGACAGGTATCATAACGATAGATACGATTCTAGAGGAAGGGGAAGTGGTGATGACAATCAATTTGAAGACAGAAGAAGAATGGggggaagaagaagaagagatGATGGAAACAGAGATAGAGGAAGAGGTAGATTTAATCGTGGAACCAGATCCAGATTCAACGATAGAGATGCACCACCGCTAGTGGAAGGTGCGTCTTATGAAGATAAAATGAATAGAAACTATGAAAACAGTGTTTTTGTTGGAAATCTTCCTTATGACTGTACGGGGCGTGACTTGGAAGAGCATTTTTCTAAGCTTGGGAAAGTTATTCGTGcagatattattacaaaCCGTGGTCGTCATAGGGGTATGGGAACTGTTGAATTTGATAGCAGAGATTTAGTTTCGGAcgcaattaaaaattttgacCGTTCAGTTTTTATGGATCGTGAAATATTTGTGAGAGAAGATAATCCGCCACCACCATCCCTATCGAACTCAAGAGAACATTATGATGACAATTCTAATTACAACAACGATTATAATGTTTATCCTGAttatagaaataataacaatactaaaAGTAATATTAGTCGTAATCCTAATAGCAATGGCtttgaattatttgttgCCAATTTGCCCTACAGTATAAATTGGCAGGCCTTAAAAGACATGTTCAAGGAATGTGGGAATGTTACCAGAGCAGATGTTAATTTGGACAATCAAGGAAGGTCTAGGGGGTTTGGAACAGTGTACTACTATACTAGAGAGGAAGCAGAAGATGCCATACATAGATATAATGGTTACGAGATGGAAGGCAGAAGGCTAGATGTACATAAAGGGAAATATGGTTGGAATAATAGTGACGgcaatgatgatgattatgcatttaacaataatggaGGATATGATAGAAATAGATCAAGGAATTACCAGAATTCTAACAGCGATGGTGACCTGTTAATGCAAGATGCTGGCAATATCAACAATGATATTGGTACTGTTAAGGGTGCTGTTGGTGCTGATGATATGGGTGATGAAtcaaacaataacaatagaccttttaaaaatgaaaacacTGAATTTACTGCTAAAGCTGGTCCAAACGGTGAGAAGAGCGATACTCTGTACATTCAAAATTTACCGTCATCCACTGCTACCACTGACTTGtatgatttatttgaaaCCATTGGGAAAGTTAACAGAGCTGAATTGAAATACAATGAAAGAAATGAACCAACCGGGGATGCTGTCATTCAATACGAAGATGTTGATAGTGCTGAAATATGTATAACTagattaaataaatatgtttATGGTGGTTTAGAGTTGAGTATTAGTTACGTTAAGTATGattaa
- the TAG1 gene encoding Tag1p (similar to Saccharomyces cerevisiae YLR173W | putative protein of unknown function): MTENDQSLLLKTNIATSKPNNNTTFYESFSKNNNVNNNTNYGELTIPTVTDEESDGLVFNANNNHNQDSTAAFTRIINKNKTHPFSLKRIVKILTLMILVLLFVSLLFIAIVFIYPAYKSINDGIKNGKNSDNSTSTDDGFHIDEYISNSTDIKINNMQWHLVDKIKTFELEVNANLSFNYQQLPEEISNKNRTDKLLLFGANYLVKNVCLDVDDIILFEKSLDVHLGEVRINKTLCFSVKNNDITTLTIPMVLKPDWKNLFKVLKKISNGEQNDLEIWSTLNLNIWKNLFLIPFINNNKDNRNRNSNALFKLPLLKNLRIDYFDWSKFIPNNHTNDDTRLGGKLIDLLRHHEFLESSIQFDNLELSRLPDKDVPGFLMKLGFNIPSDIISDNITSGDNDIWGIANSVLDGMCWAPVFPDCDGNLTINLENEDENSSESFFKISFETEPTDYDATGPRDAKGFITGQVKGNLPPSLLLKVCDSNEEDVITPMSKLLANIFNATEPLQLGVYPSLSPHNVFPLNLNFSLNSSDIIENVGVSNNLRIIRNPPPGNDKNRGQYSITGNAFANVAIGYISKDFEVNIRKLKGTTRIFDTQHQHFMNLNLNVWEDCTTRQLADKHDGLGLKVEFPLDNSEIQIVNNKIFGKCLQELFIHGEFPVLIEGILDLMIECEQLTDGQLILTGIPGEGKTKIKN, translated from the coding sequence ATGACAGAAAACGATCAGAGtctgttattaaaaactaatATTGCTACTTCTAAaccaaataacaatactactTTTTATGAAagcttttcaaaaaataataatgttaataataatacaaattatGGTGAATTAACAATACCAACAGTAACAGATGAAGAAAGTGATGGTCTGGTATTCAACGCTAACAATAACCACAACCAAGATAGTACTGCCGCATTCACAAGaattatcaacaaaaataaaactcaTCCATTTTCCTTAAAACGCATTGTTAAAATACTCACCTTGATGATCTTGGtacttttatttgtatCCTTACTCTTTATAGCAATTGTATTCATATATCCTGCATACAAGAGTATAAACGACGGTATcaaaaatggtaaaaataGCGATAACAGTACCTCAACTGATGATGGTTTTCACATAGATGAATACATTTCTAACAGTACTGATATAAAGATAAACAACATGCAATGGCACTTAGTCgataaaatcaaaacttTTGAATTAGAAGTGAATGCAAACCTATCATTCAATTATCAACAGTTACCTGAGGaaattagtaataaaaacagaACGGATAAGTTGCTATTATTTGGGGCCAACTACTTGGTGAAGAATGTTTGTCTTGATGttgatgatattattttatttgaaaaaagccTGGACGTACATCTCGGTGAAGTAAGAATCAATAAAACTCTTTGTTTTAGCGTTAAAAACAACGATATTACAACATTAACTATTCCAATGGTTTTGAAACCTGACTggaaaaatctttttaaagTACTGAAGAAAATAAGTAATGGTGAACAGAACGATTTGGAGATATGGAGTACTTTGAATTTgaatatttggaaaaatctTTTCCTCATACCatttattaacaataacaaagaTAATAGAAACAGGAACAGCAATGCACTTTTTAAACTTccattattgaaaaatttacgGATAGATTATTTTGATTGGTCAAAATTTATTCCAAATAATCATACAAACGATGATACTAGACTAGGGGGGAAGTTGATAGATCTACTCAGACATCATGAATTTTTAGAAAGTAGTATACAGTTTGATAACTTGGAACTTAGTCGTCTACCTGATAAAGATGTGCCTGGGTTTTTAATGAAACTTGGATTTAATATACCATCGGATATTATCTCGGATAATATAACTAGCGGTGATAATGATATATGGGGGATAGCCAATTCTGTGTTAGATGGGATGTGCTGGGCACCAGTTTTCCCCGATTGTGATGGCAACTTAACAATTAATCtagaaaatgaagatgaaaataGCAGtgaatcattttttaaaatcagcTTTGAAACAGAACCTACAGATTATGACGCTACGGGTCCACGCGACGCCAAAGGATTTATTACTGGGCAAGTTAAGGGAAACTTGCCACCAAgtttacttttaaaagtatGTGATTCCAATGAAGAAGACGTTATAACACCAATGTCGAAGTTATTAGCGAATATCTTCAATGCCACCGAGCCCTTGCAACTAGGTGTATATCCTTCACTTTCCCCGCACAATGTTTTCCCattgaatttaaatttttccttGAATTCTTCggatattattgaaaacGTTGGAGTCTCCAATAATTTACGTATAATCAGAAATCCCCCACCGGGAAATGACAAAAATAGAGGTCAATATTCTATAACCGGGAATGCTTTTGCTAATGTTGCAATTGGCTATATAAGTAAAGATTTTGAAGTGAACATTAGGAAACTAAAAGGCACAACACGTATTTTTGATACACAACACCAGCACTTTATGAATTTGAATTTGAATGTTTGGGAAGATTGTACCACAAGACAATTGGCTGACAAGCATGATGGATTAGGTTTGAAAGTTGAATTCCCATTGGATAATAGTGAAATTCAAatagttaataataaaatatttggtaaATGTTTACAAGAGTTGTTTATACATGGAGAATTTCCTGTTTTAATCGAAGGCATTTTAGATTTAATGATAGAATGTGAGCAATTGACTGACGGTCAATTGATTTTAACTGGTATTCCTGGCGAAGGTAAGACCaagattaaaaattga
- the APS1 gene encoding Aps1p (similar to Saccharomyces cerevisiae YLR170C | APS1 | clathrin Associated Protein complex Small subunit), producing the protein MIDVKYMFLLSRQGKVRLIKWYDVFTHKEKQRILKDISTLVLSRKAKMCNIIEYNNTTEATTTTTSTVATSTNTAIAATTGTNNSGSSGHKVIYKRYASLFFICGIDENSNELLTLEMIHRYVETLDKYFGNVCELDIIFNFSKAYYVLNEMFGCTGALMESSKKDILHNISLMDSIESSDNLSSVLS; encoded by the coding sequence atgaTTGACGTcaaatatatgtttttattaagtAGACAAGGTAAAGTAAGATTAATTAAATGGTATGACGTATTCACacataaagaaaaacaaaggATTTTAAAGGATATTAGTACTCTTGTGCTATCACGTAAAGCTAAAATGTGTAATATAATagaatataataatacaacCGAAgctacaacaacaacaactagCACTGTTGCTACATCAACAAACACAGCTATAGCAGCCACAACTGGCACCAATAATTCTGGGTCTAGCGGCCATaaagttatatataaacgATATGccagtttatttttcatttgtgGAATTGATGAAAATTCCAATGAATTATTGACTTTAGAAATGATCCATAGATATGTTGAGACAttggataaatattttgggAACGTTTGTGAATTAGATATTATCTTTAACTTCTCTAAGGCTTATTATGTACTGAATGAAATGTTTGGCTGCACTGGTGCGTTAATGGAAAGTagtaaaaaagatattctACATAACATTTCTTTGATGGATTCGATAGAAAGCAGTGACAATCTAAGTTCTGTATTAAGTTAg
- the MCH2 gene encoding Mch2p (similar to Saccharomyces cerevisiae YKL221W | MCH2 | MonoCarboxylate transporter Homologue), with protein sequence MLHIIKTKPSWATKGQKENKTRQDNVHQKSDSTEKKNFEIIINNSSEEQAIGQKSAAIPDGGYGWVIVVVCFLTSFCCWGGNAGFAVYLANYVTENTFSGTNLDYAAIGGLAFGTGLLFAPAITYLIGLLGNNVVMFIGACIQLAAMLLASFSTKLWQIYLTQGVLMGFGLAVAFTPVPPVIPQWFDKKRSLAMGLGVGGSGAGGVMFNLAMQKILQVKSVRWALRAQAIICFVLLVLSSVLIRTRNAHIKPVFKLFDKQILEFRVFWVFVGFLIFSMFGYVVVQYELADATMSLGYSAYQGSIASALIATGAFFLRPAMGFFSDKFGCLSVGIIVYYLCGILTLAMWIPARNLATIYAYAILCGGLMGYIWGFMGAVIPRMIGLRKASVTFGMSWMFLASSAIVSPIIGLAVKQNNTHEPLSSKNHRKSEYIYAGVFAGLGFICCATCLVFVRGYIIARDILIMLDEESDDIAVDVNEDLLKYKVPFALWMKHLFTIKTKNKV encoded by the coding sequence ATGTTACATATTATAAAGACAAAACCAAGTTGGGCAACTAAGggccaaaaagaaaataaaacccGACAAGATAATGTCCACCAAAAATCAGATAgcacagaaaaaaaaaattttgaaataataattaataactCTAGTGAAGAACAAGCAATAGGTCAAAAGAGTGCAGCTATTCCTGACGGTGGTTATGGTTGGgtaattgttgttgtatgTTTCCTAACaagtttttgttgttgggGTGGGAACGCAGGATTTGCAGTATATTTAGCAAATTATGTCACAGAAAATACTTTTAGTGGTACCAATCTGGATTACGCTGCAATAGGTGGGTTGGCTTTTGGAACAGGTTTGCTATTTGCACCAGCTATCACATACCTAATTGGTTTACTAGGAAATAATGTTGTTATGTTTATTGGGGCATGTATACAACTAGCAGCCATGTTGTTGGCTAGCTTTTCTACAAAATTATGGCAAATATATTTGACACAAGGCGTTTTGATGGGGTTTGGTTTAGCGGTTGCCTTCACACCCGTCCCCCCTGTGATACCACAATGGTtcgacaaaaaaagaagtttAGCAATGGGTTTAGGTGTTGGTGGCTCTGGTGCTGGTGGAGTAATGTTTAATCTAGCAATGCAAAAAATTCTTCAAGTAAAATCAGTCAGGTGGGCATTAAGAGCCCAAGCCATTATAtgttttgtattattagttcTCAGTTCCGTCTTGATTAGAACTAGAAATGCACATATTAAGCCTGTTTTCAAGTTATTTGATAAACAAATTCTAGAGTTTCGAGTGTTTTGGGTTTTTGTTGGATTTTTAATCTTCTCTATGTTTGGTTATGTTGTAGTGCAGTACGAGTTGGCAGATGCAACAATGTCACTAGGGTATTCAGCATATCAAGGATCTATAGCTAGTGCGTTGATTGCGACTGGAGCCTTCTTCTTGAGGCCAGCAATGGGGTTCTTTAGTGATAAATTCGGTTGTTTAAGTGTAGGAATTATAGTATATTACCTCTGTGGTATTTTGACTTTGGCAATGTGGATTCCTGCCAGAAATTTAGCCACAATCTATGCATATGCTATATTATGTGGTGGATTGATGGGATATATTTGGGGTTTTATGGGTGCTGTCATACCAAGAATGATAGGGTTACGAAAAGCAAGTGTTACTTTTGGTATGTCCTGGATGTTTCTTGCATCATCTGCAATCGTTTCACCAATCATTGGTTTGGCtgtaaaacaaaacaatacCCATGAGCCTCTGTCCTCAAAAAATCACAGAAAATCTGAATATATCTATGCAGGTGTCTTTGCTGGATTAGGTTTTATTTGTTGTGCCACTTGTTTGGTTTTCGTACGTGGATATATAATTGCTAGAGATATATTGATAATGCTAGATGAGGAGTCGGATGATATAGCTGTTGATGTTAATGAGGATTTATTGAAGTACAAAGTACCATTTGCACTATGGATGAAACATTTGTTTACcattaaaaccaaaaacaaagtttaa
- the DED81 gene encoding asparagine--tRNA ligase DED81 (similar to Saccharomyces cerevisiae YHR019C | DED81 | Defines Essential Domain): MTSKLYINEQVGIDDTKKNNGSKELPFKTPAYALFSVVEKSLEATTNKEPELLVFKKNEETPEAGPDYFPITASALKKARKGCEGLKKKAIKAASATEQVTKKLEALDFNQLKEDKSLPKAKPFKIIKSYNAIDERVKISGWVHRLRNKKSLCFLVLRDGTGYLQCVLTGDCAKASANLTLESTVSLYGTIKKLPEGKSAPGGVELSVDYFTLIGLAPSGDESFTNKVQENADPSLLLDQRHLMLRGETLSAVMKVRASLLRSVRRFYDEEGITEVTPPCMVQTQVEGGSTLFKLDYYGEESFLTQSSQLYLETCLPSLGDVYAIQESFRAEKSHTRRHLSEYTHIEAELCFLTFDELLSHIEKLIVTAIHYVLEDPVAGPLIKQLNPDFKAPKSPFMRLEYKDAIKWLQEHGIKNEENEEFKFGDDIAEAAERKMTDTIGVPILLIKFPVEIKSFYMKKCIDDPRVTESVDVLMPTVGEITGGSMRIDDEEELMAGFKREGINPEPYYWFTDQRKYGTAPHGGYGIGTERILAWLCQRYTVRDCSLYPRFSGRCKP; the protein is encoded by the coding sequence ATGACTTCCAAATTATATATCAATGAACAAGTTGGTATTGATGAcaccaagaaaaataatggcTCCAAAGAGTTACCATTCAAAACACCAGCTTATGCTTTATTCAGTGTTGTTGAAAAGTCTTTAGAAGCTACTACTAACAAAGAACCAGAGTTACTAgtttttaagaaaaatgaagaaaccCCAGAAGCTGGACCAGATTACTTCCCAATTACTGCTAGTGCTTTAAAGAAAGCCCGTAAAGGCTGTGAAggtctaaaaaaaaaggctaTTAAAGCTGCCTCTGCAACTGAGCAAGTTACCAAGAAATTAGAAGCTTTAGATTTTAACcaattaaaagaagataAATCTTTACCAAAGGCAAAACCTTTTAAGATCATTAAAAGTTATAATGCTATTGACGAAAGAGTCAAAATTTCAGGTTGGGTTCATAGATTACGTAACAAGAAATCCTTGtgttttcttgttttaagAGATGGTACTGGTTACTTACAATGTGTCTTAACGGGTGACTGTGCTAAAGCTTCTGCCAACCTAACGTTGGAGAGTACCGTTTCCCTCTACGGTACCATTAAAAAGTTACCAGAAGGTAAATCTGCACCAGGGGGTGTTGAATTATCTGTTGATTACTTTACTTTAATTGGATTGGCTCCAAGCGGAGACGAAAGTTTTACAAACAAAGTTCAAGAAAACGCTGACCCTTCTCTTTTATTGGACCAGCGTCATTTAATGTTGAGAGGTGAAACATTAAGCGCAGTTATGAAGGTCCGTGCCTCGTTGTTAAGGTCTGTTCGTAGGTTTTATGACGAAGAGGGTATAACCGAAGTTACCCCACCATGCATGGTCCAAACTCAAGTTGAAGGTGGTTCCACTTTGTTCAAGTTAGACTACTATGGTGAAGAATCATTTTTAACACAATCTTCCCAATTATATTTGGAAACTTGTTTACCAAGTTTGGGTGATGTTTATGCTATTCAAGAGTCTTTTAGAGCTGAAAAATCACATACAAGAAGACATTTGAGTGAGTATACTCACATTGAGGCTGAATTATGTTTCCTAACATTTGACGAGTTGCTATCAcacattgaaaaattaattgttACTGCTATTCATTATGTTTTGGAAGATCCAGTTGCTGGGCCATTAATTAAACAGTTGAACCCAGACTTTAAGGCTCCAAAGTCTCCATTTATGAGATTGGAGTATAAAGACGCCATTAAGTGGTTACAGGAACATGGTATTAAGaatgaagaaaatgagGAATTCAAGTTTGGTGATGATATTGCTGAAGCTGCTGAACGTAAGATGACGGATACTATTGGTGTTCCAATTTTGTTGATTAAATTTCCAGTTGAAATCAAGTCCTTCTATATGAAGAAATGCATTGATGATCCACGTGTTACTGAATCCGTTGATGTTTTGATGCCAACCGTTGGTGAAATCACTGGTGGCTCTATGAGAATTGATGATGAGGAGGAGTTGATGGCTGGTTTCAAGAGAGAAGGTATTAACCCAGAACCATACTACTGGTTTACGGatcaaagaaaatatgGTACTGCTCCACACGGTGGTTATGGTATTGGTACTGAACGTATTTTGGCGTGGTTATGTCAAAGATATACTGTTAGGGATTGTTCATTGTATCCTCGTTTCAGTGGTAGATGTAAACCATGA
- the DPH5 gene encoding diphthine synthase (similar to Saccharomyces cerevisiae YLR172C | DPH5 | DiPHthamide), with protein sequence MLYLIGLGLAYPEDITVRGLNAVKKCSRVYLEHYTSILMNSTQEELETFYEKKVTLADREMVESGCEEIMADADKLDVAFLVVGDVFGATTHTDLVLRCKQRNIPVEVIHNASIMNAAGACGLQLYNFGQTISMVFFTDSWKPDSWYDKVLENRKIGLHTLVLLDIKVKEPNLESMARGRIVYEPPRYMSIAQCCKQLLEVEETRSLEAYTPNTPCVAISRLGSNKQKFKSGTIKELSEYDSGEPLHSLVILGRQVHELELEYLLEFTDNKESFIKNVKADQEYFKPAPWVPPNQDDDC encoded by the coding sequence ATGCTATATTTAATTGGATTGGGACTAGCTTACCCAGAAGATATTACAGTTCGTGGTTTAAATGCAGTGAAGAAATGTTCCAGAGTTTATCTTGAACATTATACCTCAATATTAATGAATTCTACCCAGGAAGAATTGGAAACATTTTATGAGAAAAAGGTTACTTTGGCAGATAGAGAAATGGTTGAAAGTGGTTGTGAAGAAATCATGGCAGATGCAGACAAGTTAGATGTAGCATTTTTGGTAGTAGGTGATGTTTTCGGTGCTACTACTCATACTGATTTGGTTTTAAGATGTAAACAACGCAACATTCCAGTCGAAGTAATTCATAATGCCAGCATTATGAATGCGGCTGGTGCATGTGGACTACAATTGTATAATTTTGGACAAACCATATCTATGGTTTTCTTTACTGATTCCTGGAAACCGGATTCATGGTATGATAAAGTCcttgaaaatagaaaaattggTTTGCATACATTGGTTTTATTAGACATCAAAGTCAAAGAGCCTAATTTGGAAAGCATGGCTAGAGGTAGGATTGTATACGAACCACCACGCTATATGAGTATCGCCCAATGTTGCAAGCAATTATTGGAAGTCGAAGAAACGAGAAGTCTAGAGGCTTACACACCAAACACACCATGTGTTGCTATTAGTAGACTAGGATCTAACAAGcagaaatttaaaagtgGTACGATTAAGGAATTGAGTGAATATGATTCTGGTGAACCCTTACACTCGTTAGTTATTCTTGGTAGACAAGTGCACGAGCTAGAATTGGAATATTTATTGGAGTTTACTGATAACAAGGAgagttttataaaaaatgttaagGCTGATcaagaatattttaaacCGGCCCCATGGGTTCCACCTAATCAAGATGATGACTGTTGA